The following DNA comes from Odocoileus virginianus isolate 20LAN1187 ecotype Illinois chromosome 34, Ovbor_1.2, whole genome shotgun sequence.
AAACACTAACAGATGGAGAATAAAAGGGAAATTTCTCAGCCTGATAAATGACATCTGGGAAAAACCCACAGCTCGTATAACACTcaataatgaaaaactgaaagctttcttCTTAAGCTCAGGAATAAGTTAAGGATGCCTACTTTCACCGCTTAAATTCAACATTTTACCAGAagtttataaaacaataaaacaattttgaaagaaattaaggaatacctaaataaacaaaaaacatcaTATGTCTATACTATTAAGATAACAATACTCCCCAAAGGGATCTGTaatcaatgcaatccctatgaaaatgcagtggcttttttttaaaccattataaatgcaaatcaaaaatacaatgagaCAACACTTCAAACCCACTAGAATGgttataccttttaaaaaaggaaagtaacaGGTGTTAGCAAGGTTATGGAAAAATCAGAACCCTCCTATATTCCTAGTGTGAATATAAAACAGTGCAGTCACTAcggaaaacagtttggtggttcctcaaaatattaaacatagtattagcatatgatccagcaattcacTCTTAGGTATACATTCAAAAGAACTGAATGTATAGAGACTCAAATAAATACTTGTACATAAATgcttatagcagcactatttacaatagccaaaagatggaaacaacccaagtttccatcaatgaatgaatggataaacaaatcacaatatatccatacaatagagtattagctataaaaaagaatcatGTACTGATAATGTGCCTCAATAATGTACTGATACGTACTGATGTACAATAATATACTGATATGACAGACTCAAAAATGTCATGCTCCATGAAAGTCAAACaaaaaatgtcatattttgtatgattctatttatatgaaataatcaGAATAGGTAAGTATGTGGCCACAGATTAGTGCTTGCTAGGGGCTAGGGCATAAGAAATGAATTATTGCTTAATGGGTCTCCTCTGGgggagatgaaaatgttctggaagagGAGatagaggagatggttggataacactGTGACTATACTAAATGCTACTGAATAGTACACTattaaatggttaattttatgtgttttacctcagttcagttcagtttagttgctcagtcatgtccaactctttgcaaccccatgaatcgcagtacgccaggcctccctgtccatcaccaactccccgagcttactcaaactcatgtccattgagtcggtgatgccatccagccagctcatcctctgtcatccctttctcctcctgcccccaatccctcccagcatcagggtcttttccaatgagtcaactcttcacatgaggtggccaaagtatttgagtttcagcctcagcgtcagtccttccaatgaacacccaggactgatctcctttaggatggactggttggatctccttgcagttcaagggactctcaagggtcttctccaacaccacagttcaaaagcatcaattcttcggcgctcagctctcttcacagtccaactctcacatccatacatgaccactggaaaaaccatagctttgattagacagacctttgtaatgacaaacaaataaataaaacttttcccAATTGCAAAAAAGgtaagaattctatcaaacaaaATCTGAGAGAATTTACATCACTATAAAATCTCTGTAAACCAGTAGTGGAAAGCCTGCTCAACCTcataaaaaatgtgtgtgtgtgtgtgtgtgtgtgtgtgcatgtgtaagtCAAAAAAAACCCTACAACTAGTTTCATACTTAAGAGATGAAACCTATACTCCACTTAAAATCAGGAATGAAGTAAGGATTCTACTTTCTCTACTTTTAACTCAACATAATTCTGAAGAGCCTACTCAGTGgaataaggttttaaaaaaaagaagaaacaaaaagcatatgGATTGGGGCGGGGGGAAGGAAATCTGTCTTTTTTTGTGGATATGTAATCATGtatgtagaaaattctaaagaaaccACAAGTTACAAAAACTAATGAGTGAATTTAGCAACATCCTAAGATACAGGATAAATCAGTTTATCCTAGTATTTATCCAAATACTaacaaaatttaattatatttctaaacACTAACAAAAAACAGttgggaaataaaaattttaatatcaaagtttatttcagaaaattattaataacatGGAATCACTGGGAATAAATTTAATGAACAATGTGCAAgtcctataaaataaaatatgaaaacactgctgagaaaaaagatttgaaaacataaatagatATACCAGGGTTATGAATTGGAAGACTCCATATTAAGATATCCATTTTCCCCAAATTAATCATCAGTATATCACAACCTCATTCAAAACCCCAGCAACttctttttgtagaaattgagaagtatattctaaaattttatacaaatgcaaaagtttcagtaaaataattctaaaatggaAGAACAAAGTTGTAGAATTTACCCTACTTggtttttaagacattttaataatacaaaAGTCAGCAAGACAATATAGGTGTAAGgatagaaatataaatcaatgataACAGAATAAAGTCCAGAATTAGACATACATATGCAGTCAACTGATTTTTTGGAATGCTGAGAAAGAaaagccttttcaacaaatggtacttgCATAAGTGgacaatcatatttttaaaagttaataaagagCCAGCCACAACCCCTTATCTCACAAAGAAAGGCtaaaacttttaggaaaaaaatgcagGAAGCTTGGGTTCCCACTCTTGGGCTAGACAAAACTTTCTTAGAGAGAacacaaaaaacataaaacataaaagaaaaattgataaattagacttcctcaaaatttaaaacttctgctatTTGAAAGGTagcattaagaaaatgaaaaggcaagctacATTCTTGGAAAAAAGATTTGCAATACATACATTGACAAAGGACTTATATCCAGAATTGATAAAGAAATTTTACAATGTAATTATAAGCCAACctaataaaaatgaggaaaatattttagcaaaCTAACGATGTTATTAAACACATGACTCATAAGCACATAAATGACTTATAAGGACATGAAAATGCTctcaaataacttaaaaataactaataagcacatgaaaatatgctcaacatcattagccatcaggaaaatgagatttttaaacaaGAGACAAGGCCCAGCCTGGCCGTGggccccaggcctctctgcctgGGACTCTGCGCCTGCGCCCGCCCAGCGGCTGCCTGCTCTCCCAGCGCGGCCGCGGTCCAGGCTGCAGCACGCCGCCTGGGTGTCTGGgcgatccatgggctgcagcgaGGGCCGCGATGACAGATTACGGCGAGGAGCAGCGCAACGAGCTGGAGGCTCTGGAGTCCATCTACCCTGACTCCTTCACAGTATTATCAGAAAATCCACCCAGCTTCACCATTACCGTGACATCTGAGGCTGGAGAAAATGATGAAACTGTCCAGACAACCCTCAAGTTTACATACAGTGAAAAATACCCAGATGAAGCTCCCCTTTATGAAATATTCGCCCAGTTAAATCTAGAAGATAATGATGtagcagacattttaaaattattagcatTACAGGCAGAAGAAAACCTTGGTATGGTGATGATCTTCACCTTAGTGACAGCTGTGcaagagaaattaaatgaaatagtagatcaaataaaaactagaagagaagaagaaaagaaacaaaaagaaagagaagcggAAGAAGCCGAGAAGCAATTATTCCATGGTACTCCTGTTACAATTGAGAATTTCTTAAATTGGAAGGCCAAGTTTGATGCAGaactcttggaaattaaaaagaaacggatgaaggaagaagagcaagcaggaaaaaataaattaagtggGAGACAACTATTTGAAACAGATCATAATCTTGACACATCTGATATCCAGTTCTTGGAAGATGCTGGAAACAATGTGGAGGTAGACGAGTCTTTGTTCCAGGAAATGGATGACTTGGAGCTGGAGGACGATGAAGATGATCCAGACTACAATCCTGCTGACCGGGAGAGTGACTTGACCGACTGATGGACTATTCCCGTCTGCAGAGAGGCTTGACTGCCACAGCATCTGTGGCTATGCTGAGAGGGtgttgattttcctttcttttttctaagaaaaaaataattttcaggagAATATTCTTCTGATGGCTTTCATCATTGAACTTAATAAATTGatcttaaaaatttcaaatattaaaaaaataataataataaataaactagAGACACCACTAGAAactcacaaaattaaaaagacaagggAAATTCTTGGCAGTCCAGTCATTAatactccatgctcccaatgcagggggcacagttcaatccctaatcagggaattAAAATCTCTGCATTCCACAGGGACATCCTAAAAAAAAGACTATCAATACCAAGTGTTGGAGTATCACTAAGGATATAGAACAATTGCAACTCTCATTTCACTGCTGGTAAGggtgtaaaatggtacaattattttggaaaatagttttgCAGTTTCTTACAAAGATAACTTATTCTTAAAATACAAGCCACTAATTCCACTCTTAAGTATtaacacaagaaaaaagaaaaaaaagatttgtatgTAACATCTCGATTTAAAATTGCCTCTAACTGGAAACAACCCCAATATTTATTAACATGTAAATGTGCAAGATAATGGTAGCAATATACATCCatataatgtaatattactcCCTAATAAAAAGcaataacctaaaaaaaaaaaaaagcaataaccTTTCATTACCTAGACTATCATGCAtgaatcacacacatacacacacacacacaatgctgaGCGAAAGAATATAGGCACAAAACTACACACTGtttaattctatttatatgaagttctaaaacaggcaaaactataaCTCTTTCTGTAAAACTATACAGAGAGAAGATTAGTTTACTGGGTGCTGAGATTAATTATAAAGGGCAGGAAGAAATTTGGGAGATGATGGAAAGATTTACTTTCATGAAGTTTACAAGGATCTACACATTTGTTGAAACTCACTAAATTCTTCTCTTACAATTGTGTATTTTATCTTatgtaaaattgttttaaaaaataagaaaagcaaaggacATATATATTTAACACTACTTACGGAGTTAGGGCCCCCAAAAATGAGTGAGAATTTAACAACTGCAGGGGATATTTTCCATGCTGTCTTTGCCATTTCAGAAAAACCAGGGCATATTTCTTCCTGGCAGACAATCTGGAGCAAGAGGGAGGAAGCCATTCCTTGTCATAAAACTTTACATCATCTGATTTCCAATTACCTCATCAATTAGAGAGGAACTTTTAGGAAAC
Coding sequences within:
- the LOC110138305 gene encoding RWD domain-containing protein 1, which codes for MTDYGEEQRNELEALESIYPDSFTVLSENPPSFTITVTSEAGENDETVQTTLKFTYSEKYPDEAPLYEIFAQLNLEDNDVADILKLLALQAEENLGMVMIFTLVTAVQEKLNEIVDQIKTRREEEKKQKEREAEEAEKQLFHGTPVTIENFLNWKAKFDAELLEIKKKRMKEEEQAGKNKLSGRQLFETDHNLDTSDIQFLEDAGNNVEVDESLFQEMDDLELEDDEDDPDYNPADRESDLTD